The proteins below come from a single Tenuifilum thalassicum genomic window:
- the bamA gene encoding outer membrane protein assembly factor BamA — protein sequence MMKVKLLAFGLLLGVSAIAQQQKISYEIPQKYCVKEITVSGVKFLNPDVIISMTEISVGDTIQIPGDKVTNAVKKLWKQGLFSEVDIRAKKIEGSDIYLDVFLKEQPRLTSINFNGVRKGEADDLKEKLKLRRGLQLTQATLENSINIIKKHYRAKGFLNVEVATVQEPDTVIDNGIKLTFNINKNIKVKIGEITFDGNKAFSESRLRRALKKIHRRDLNIFKSAKFVEADYEESMDNLVSFYNENGYRDFKILDDSIYTINEKRIGIHFKIHEGPQYHIRNIEWIGNTKLPAEALTAVLGMKKGDVYDRSLLEKRLFTDENSISTLYMDDGYLFFQLEPVEAKIENDSVDLEMRIYEGDQATVNRVIIVGNTKTNEHVIRREIWSKPGYLFSKSEITRTLRELGQMGHFDPEKLGIDPIPNQADGTVDLKYSVEEKANDQLEVSGGWGNKMFVGTIGIRFSNFSVRRIFEKDAWRPVPSGDSQSLSIRASTNGTYYKAFSLSFTEPWLGGHKPTNFSFSVYRTIQSGGVSYFYQTSDKYFRVTGASVGIGTRLKWPDDYFTLYNEVSIQNYTLSNWSGYFIFTDGQSNNLSYKITLGRNSTDQVIYPRTGSNISFSLQITPPYSLFNGKDYSKPMTDSEKYKWIEYHKWTGRIQWYTPLIENLVLYTNFQFGIMGYFNKDLGHSPFEGFDVGGDGMSGYNLYGKETIGLRGYQNGSLTPYVKVNGNLVGNAHLYNKYTVELRYPISLKPQAAIYLLTFLEAGNAWENAGDFNPFNVHRSAGIGARFFLPMLGMLGVDWGYGFDEIKSRPDAHKGQFHFIIGMPF from the coding sequence ATGATGAAAGTTAAGCTTTTAGCATTTGGCTTATTATTAGGAGTATCGGCTATTGCACAGCAACAAAAAATCAGCTACGAAATTCCACAAAAATATTGCGTTAAAGAAATTACAGTATCGGGAGTTAAATTTTTGAACCCCGACGTAATTATCTCTATGACAGAAATAAGCGTTGGAGATACCATCCAAATCCCAGGAGATAAAGTAACTAACGCTGTTAAAAAACTATGGAAACAAGGCCTTTTCTCTGAAGTTGATATAAGAGCAAAAAAAATTGAAGGCTCAGATATCTATCTTGATGTTTTTCTTAAAGAGCAACCCCGATTAACTTCCATTAATTTTAATGGGGTTAGAAAAGGTGAGGCCGATGATCTTAAAGAAAAGCTCAAACTAAGGCGAGGACTACAGCTTACCCAGGCAACTCTTGAAAATAGTATCAACATTATTAAAAAGCATTACCGTGCGAAGGGTTTCTTAAATGTGGAGGTTGCAACAGTTCAAGAACCTGATACTGTTATCGATAACGGAATAAAGTTAACTTTCAACATTAACAAAAACATTAAGGTCAAAATAGGTGAGATTACGTTTGATGGGAACAAAGCATTTAGCGAAAGTCGTCTCCGTCGTGCGCTTAAAAAGATACATCGACGCGACTTAAATATTTTCAAATCAGCAAAGTTTGTTGAAGCAGACTATGAAGAGAGTATGGATAACCTGGTTTCGTTTTACAACGAGAATGGTTATCGCGATTTCAAAATACTTGATGACTCCATATACACCATAAACGAAAAACGAATAGGAATTCATTTCAAAATTCATGAGGGACCACAATATCACATTCGTAATATAGAATGGATTGGAAACACTAAATTACCTGCAGAGGCCCTAACAGCCGTTCTGGGAATGAAAAAGGGTGATGTTTACGATAGAAGTTTACTTGAGAAAAGGCTCTTTACCGATGAGAATTCTATTTCTACTCTATACATGGACGATGGTTACCTCTTTTTCCAACTAGAACCAGTTGAAGCAAAAATAGAGAATGATTCTGTAGATTTAGAAATGAGGATTTATGAGGGCGATCAGGCAACCGTCAACAGAGTAATAATAGTTGGTAACACAAAAACCAACGAACATGTGATTCGCCGTGAGATATGGTCTAAACCTGGATATCTTTTTAGTAAATCCGAAATCACTCGTACATTACGAGAACTTGGCCAAATGGGGCATTTTGACCCTGAAAAACTTGGTATAGACCCTATCCCCAACCAAGCCGACGGTACTGTTGACCTAAAATACTCTGTTGAGGAAAAAGCAAACGACCAACTTGAAGTTTCAGGTGGCTGGGGTAATAAAATGTTTGTTGGAACAATAGGTATTCGCTTTTCGAACTTTTCCGTCCGTCGAATTTTCGAGAAAGATGCTTGGCGCCCAGTTCCATCTGGCGATAGCCAATCGCTATCGATTCGTGCATCAACCAATGGAACATACTACAAAGCTTTTAGCCTCTCGTTTACTGAGCCTTGGTTGGGAGGTCACAAACCAACTAACTTTTCTTTTTCGGTCTACAGAACTATACAATCGGGTGGAGTTAGCTACTTCTACCAAACCAGCGATAAATACTTCAGAGTAACAGGTGCTTCAGTTGGGATTGGTACTCGTTTAAAATGGCCCGACGATTATTTTACTCTTTACAACGAGGTGAGTATTCAAAACTACACCCTAAGCAACTGGTCTGGATACTTTATCTTTACCGATGGTCAATCAAACAACTTAAGCTATAAAATCACGCTAGGCCGAAACTCAACCGACCAGGTGATTTATCCACGTACAGGTTCCAACATTTCCTTCTCGCTTCAGATTACACCTCCATACTCCCTGTTTAATGGTAAGGATTACTCAAAACCCATGACCGATTCAGAAAAGTACAAATGGATTGAGTACCATAAATGGACAGGACGCATTCAATGGTATACCCCTTTGATTGAAAACCTTGTTCTTTACACAAACTTCCAGTTTGGGATTATGGGATACTTCAATAAAGATTTAGGTCATTCTCCTTTTGAAGGGTTTGATGTAGGTGGCGATGGTATGTCGGGTTATAACCTTTACGGAAAAGAAACAATTGGTTTAAGAGGTTATCAGAATGGATCTCTAACCCCATACGTGAAAGTAAATGGTAACCTAGTAGGTAACGCTCACCTATACAACAAGTATACAGTAGAGCTTCGTTACCCAATCTCCCTAAAGCCCCAAGCTGCTATTTACTTGCTAACCTTCCTCGAGGCTGGTAATGCCTGGGAGAATGCAGGCGACTTTAACCCATTCAACGTTCACCGCTCTGCTGGTATTGGTGCAAGGTTCTTCCTCCCAATGCTTGGAATGTTAGGTGTTGACTGGGGATATGGTTTTGACGAAATAAAATCAAGACCCGATGCTCATAAAGGGCAATTCCACTTTATAATTGGAATGCCATTTTAA
- a CDS encoding SPOR domain-containing protein, whose translation MHSIVTAFYNLIGVTLLSFLLGSDVAFNLNVPSTVNAGSEFDVEVVLKKGDLSGFARLQQELPYGLTAKLVESSLGDFSFEEQKVRFLWLKLPDEKQLRLVYRIKVDERLKGSFSLKGTFSYIDNNERKTANFESSKITINPSDKIDPNLIVDINEFQNVIPPQPPVGFMASNVKCIRQTPIPTGEMNDYMVKLLVNRGSAQKFAKIEEEVPEGFTAEPIETRDAAFSFKDQKVKFLWMNLPADPRFVVSYKLIPPDGNGEIKVSIKGTFSYLIGDATRVIDIIQKDVDLSNIDPAVLDGIIASSSSTAGANIISGFTQDYSEGGIEIPIQYKKIEDKPKRKVKPEFNMQPFMLMPEKGVYYRVQIAAGHKPINIKRYFKRYNINYDVRTEKHEGWYKYSIGSFKEYKEARDFRIFIWNTTKINDAFVTAYNNGKRITVQEALMITNQKWYR comes from the coding sequence ATGCATAGTATCGTTACAGCATTTTATAACCTAATAGGCGTTACCCTTTTAAGCTTTCTTTTGGGAAGCGATGTGGCATTTAATTTAAATGTTCCTTCTACCGTAAACGCTGGAAGTGAATTCGATGTAGAGGTTGTACTCAAAAAAGGTGACCTTTCTGGTTTTGCACGCTTACAGCAAGAATTACCTTACGGTTTGACAGCAAAACTAGTTGAATCATCGCTTGGTGATTTCTCCTTCGAAGAGCAAAAGGTTCGTTTCTTATGGCTAAAACTGCCTGATGAAAAACAATTGCGTTTAGTTTATAGAATTAAGGTTGATGAAAGGCTTAAAGGATCTTTCTCATTAAAAGGAACATTCTCTTACATTGATAATAACGAGAGAAAGACTGCAAACTTTGAATCATCAAAAATAACAATAAACCCTTCCGACAAAATTGACCCCAACTTAATAGTTGATATTAACGAGTTTCAAAATGTCATTCCCCCTCAACCACCTGTTGGCTTTATGGCTAGCAACGTAAAGTGTATTCGTCAAACACCAATTCCTACTGGTGAGATGAACGACTACATGGTAAAATTGCTTGTCAATAGAGGTAGCGCACAAAAATTTGCCAAAATTGAAGAAGAAGTTCCCGAGGGTTTTACAGCAGAACCAATAGAAACAAGAGATGCTGCATTCTCCTTTAAAGACCAAAAAGTTAAATTTTTATGGATGAACCTACCTGCAGATCCCCGTTTTGTTGTATCATATAAGCTTATACCTCCCGACGGGAACGGAGAAATTAAGGTAAGCATCAAAGGAACGTTCTCCTATCTAATTGGCGATGCAACAAGAGTTATTGACATAATCCAAAAAGACGTTGATCTCTCAAATATCGATCCTGCCGTATTGGATGGAATCATTGCATCGTCAAGTTCTACTGCAGGAGCTAATATTATAAGTGGTTTCACTCAAGACTACTCCGAGGGTGGCATTGAAATCCCCATCCAATACAAAAAAATTGAAGATAAACCAAAGCGTAAGGTGAAACCTGAATTTAACATGCAACCCTTTATGCTCATGCCAGAAAAAGGTGTTTACTATAGGGTTCAGATAGCTGCAGGACATAAACCAATTAACATTAAGCGTTACTTTAAACGATACAACATCAACTATGATGTTCGTACCGAGAAGCATGAGGGGTGGTACAAATATTCAATTGGGTCCTTCAAAGAGTACAAGGAAGCCCGCGATTTCAGAATATTTATTTGGAACACTACCAAAATTAACGACGCATTTGTAACAGCCTATAATAACGGGAAACGTATTACAGTGCAAGAAGCACTAATGATAACAAACCAAAAGTGGTATAGGTAA
- a CDS encoding DUF6089 family protein — MRSVSIILLGMIINLHLFGQSWKQNRIDININLPINHYFGDVGNSAGSGFVTSIKDFRLRALRGGFGGGISFKINSFITTQATVNTGFLGNTDDGAYYSSRGYRFSTFGSEIAAKGLYFIIPESNQNYYYSIMDLRGGLRHINKPFSLYVFLGVGGLFFNTSVNDAMLSRVPPDGSTKKEIDDSKHISLIIPFGIGCKYEFLPRFQFGAELGAKYSTTDYLDGFSSVNSKFNDMYYTLNLSIYYKIPYHKLLKKSFWRF, encoded by the coding sequence ATGAGGTCTGTATCTATCATATTATTGGGGATGATAATAAACCTCCATCTATTTGGGCAAAGTTGGAAGCAGAATAGAATTGATATCAACATTAACCTTCCAATTAACCATTATTTTGGAGATGTTGGTAATTCTGCTGGGAGCGGGTTTGTTACAAGCATCAAGGATTTTCGTTTACGCGCCCTAAGAGGTGGATTCGGTGGTGGCATAAGCTTTAAGATCAACTCATTCATCACTACCCAAGCAACAGTAAATACAGGCTTCCTTGGCAACACCGATGATGGTGCTTATTATAGCTCTCGAGGTTATCGTTTCTCAACCTTTGGTTCCGAAATTGCAGCAAAAGGACTTTACTTCATCATACCAGAAAGCAACCAAAACTACTATTACAGTATTATGGACCTGCGGGGAGGATTGAGGCATATCAATAAACCTTTTAGCCTTTATGTCTTTCTTGGTGTTGGCGGCTTATTCTTTAACACAAGTGTTAACGATGCTATGCTTTCGAGAGTCCCCCCCGATGGCAGTACAAAAAAAGAGATTGATGATTCAAAGCATATAAGTTTAATTATTCCATTTGGAATCGGATGTAAATATGAATTTTTGCCAAGATTCCAATTTGGTGCCGAACTTGGAGCAAAATACTCTACTACGGATTATCTCGATGGGTTCTCCTCTGTTAACTCAAAGTTTAACGACATGTATTATACTCTTAATCTTAGCATTTATTACAAAATTCCTTATCATAAACTTCTAAAAAAATCATTTTGGAGATTCTGA
- a CDS encoding OmpH family outer membrane protein, whose product MRKILTLVIIATLTLGYSSLNAQNYKFGHINSQELLNAMPDKDSAEAKIKKYAESLQEQIEQLQVEFNKKYQDYLQKRNTFTDAIREMKEKELSDMQQRAQEYQQVAEQDYQRFQAETMKPVIDKADAAIKKVAKENGFTYIFDTSSGVLLYFSDKSIDITPLVKKELGIKE is encoded by the coding sequence ATGAGAAAAATTTTAACATTAGTAATAATTGCGACTTTAACATTAGGTTATAGCAGTTTAAATGCACAAAACTACAAGTTTGGCCATATTAATAGTCAAGAACTACTCAATGCCATGCCCGATAAAGATAGCGCAGAGGCAAAAATTAAGAAATATGCCGAGTCGCTTCAGGAGCAAATTGAGCAGCTTCAGGTAGAGTTCAATAAGAAATACCAAGACTACCTACAAAAGCGTAACACTTTTACCGATGCTATCAGGGAAATGAAAGAAAAGGAACTTTCTGATATGCAACAAAGAGCTCAAGAGTATCAGCAAGTAGCAGAGCAAGATTATCAACGTTTCCAGGCTGAGACCATGAAACCTGTAATTGATAAAGCTGATGCTGCTATCAAAAAAGTGGCTAAAGAGAATGGATTTACATATATTTTCGATACTAGTTCTGGTGTCCTTTTATACTTCTCCGATAAAAGTATTGATATCACACCTTTAGTAAAAAAAGAGCTGGGAATAAAAGAATAA
- the murI gene encoding glutamate racemase has product MIKSNCNPIGIFDSGAGGLSVLSELVKKMPNERFVYFADTLHCPYGSKPADKIIKLSDNITKLLISKGAKLIVVACNTATAASIDYLRSNYSIPFIGMEPAIKPASLNTKTKSIGVLATAGTFKGRLYIETSKKYASNVNVCYQVGEGLVELVETGKANSPEAEELLHRYVDSMIDCDIDHLVLGCTHYPFLIPTLKKIIPDTINIVNPAPAVAAQAYRVAKSNNLLCNQLSTQTRIDFYSSAKLDIIKQLVNNEIKPFASILDSYTENLSL; this is encoded by the coding sequence ATGATTAAAAGCAACTGTAACCCTATTGGAATTTTTGATTCTGGTGCTGGAGGACTTTCAGTCCTTTCCGAGCTAGTAAAGAAAATGCCGAATGAACGATTTGTATATTTTGCCGATACCCTTCACTGCCCTTACGGCTCGAAACCAGCTGATAAAATAATCAAACTTTCCGATAACATTACTAAACTTTTAATATCTAAAGGCGCTAAGCTTATAGTTGTAGCTTGTAATACTGCAACAGCCGCTTCTATTGACTATTTGCGTTCCAACTATAGCATTCCCTTTATAGGCATGGAACCAGCCATAAAACCAGCATCATTAAATACCAAAACCAAAAGCATAGGAGTATTAGCTACAGCAGGAACATTCAAAGGAAGATTGTATATAGAAACTAGTAAAAAATACGCCTCTAACGTAAATGTATGCTATCAGGTTGGCGAAGGGCTTGTAGAATTAGTTGAGACTGGTAAAGCAAACTCCCCTGAGGCAGAGGAACTGTTACACCGTTATGTGGACTCGATGATTGACTGCGATATTGACCATCTGGTGCTTGGATGCACCCACTACCCTTTCCTTATTCCCACATTAAAGAAAATTATTCCCGATACTATCAACATAGTAAACCCTGCACCAGCAGTTGCTGCACAAGCATATAGAGTAGCAAAATCAAATAACCTGCTATGCAACCAACTCTCTACTCAAACCAGAATAGATTTCTACTCTAGCGCTAAACTCGACATAATTAAGCAGCTTGTTAATAACGAAATAAAACCTTTCGCTTCCATATTAGACTCTTATACCGAAAATCTTTCACTTTAG
- a CDS encoding nucleoside kinase produces the protein MRKEVEIVIQNTGKKVHISPGLSLHEISEIFDIKLNHQILGAMVNNQLKELDYEVYTPKTIRFIDITHYAGMRMYQRSLFFLLQKAVRDIIPGAKVRIEHSVSRGFYCEIDRCEQPIELPLIFNINDRMREIVAADLPFRRDKVLTVDAIKLFKELGYHDKAKLFETRPTLYTSVYHLGDMVDYFFGSLVPSTGYLKVFDLVKYYDGMLLRVPKRFQPDEVEDLVIQDKMFEIFQEYKDWVEILDVENIGAINEQIKKGNASELIKISEALHEKKVAYIADKIHQQKNPVKLILISGPSSSGKTTFAKRLAIQLKVNGMKPHTISLDNYFVDREKTPKDEDGNYDFEALGALDVDYFNNDLIRLLNGEEVEIPKFSFEQGKRFFDGTKLKIEPNGVIIIEGIHALNPELTHLIPNDQKFKIYVSALTSISIDGINRIPTTDNRLIRRIVRDYKYRGYSALETIGRWESVRRGEDKNIFPFQEEADEMFNSAMLYEFCALKRFAEPILQEVPPNVAEYDEAKRLLKFLSYFTPIQIDEIPPTSILREFLGGSTFSYK, from the coding sequence ATGAGAAAAGAAGTTGAAATAGTAATTCAAAACACGGGGAAAAAGGTACACATATCTCCAGGTTTATCCTTACATGAAATTTCTGAAATTTTTGACATAAAACTCAACCATCAAATACTTGGCGCCATGGTAAATAACCAGCTCAAGGAGCTGGATTACGAAGTTTACACACCAAAAACAATTCGATTTATCGATATCACTCACTATGCGGGGATGCGAATGTATCAGCGTTCGCTATTCTTCCTACTTCAAAAAGCGGTAAGAGATATCATTCCTGGCGCTAAAGTGAGAATCGAACACTCGGTTTCAAGAGGTTTTTACTGCGAAATAGACAGATGCGAGCAACCCATTGAGCTGCCACTCATTTTCAACATTAATGATCGCATGCGCGAGATTGTTGCTGCCGATTTACCATTTCGTCGCGATAAAGTACTCACAGTTGATGCAATCAAGCTATTTAAAGAGTTAGGTTACCACGACAAAGCAAAGCTTTTTGAGACTCGTCCAACGCTTTATACTTCTGTTTACCACTTAGGCGATATGGTAGATTATTTTTTTGGAAGTCTCGTTCCCTCAACAGGCTACTTAAAAGTTTTTGATCTTGTTAAGTATTACGACGGTATGCTTCTAAGGGTCCCAAAACGTTTTCAGCCCGATGAGGTGGAGGATCTTGTGATACAGGATAAGATGTTTGAAATATTCCAAGAATACAAGGATTGGGTTGAAATACTTGATGTTGAGAATATTGGCGCAATCAACGAACAAATTAAAAAAGGTAACGCTAGTGAGCTTATAAAAATATCAGAAGCATTACACGAAAAAAAAGTTGCCTATATAGCCGATAAGATTCATCAGCAAAAGAATCCGGTTAAACTGATATTAATTTCCGGACCATCTTCATCTGGCAAAACCACCTTTGCAAAAAGGTTGGCTATACAGCTAAAAGTAAATGGCATGAAACCCCATACCATTTCACTAGACAACTACTTTGTTGATAGGGAGAAAACTCCAAAAGATGAAGATGGTAATTACGATTTTGAAGCACTTGGAGCGCTTGATGTTGATTACTTTAATAATGATTTGATTCGGCTTCTTAATGGCGAAGAGGTTGAGATTCCAAAGTTCTCTTTTGAACAAGGTAAAAGATTCTTTGACGGAACTAAGCTAAAGATTGAGCCCAATGGCGTAATCATTATTGAAGGTATACACGCCTTAAACCCTGAGTTAACTCATCTTATACCGAATGACCAGAAATTTAAAATATACGTATCGGCCCTAACCTCAATATCAATCGATGGTATTAATCGCATTCCTACCACCGACAATAGGCTAATCAGACGTATTGTTCGAGATTACAAGTATAGAGGATATAGCGCCCTAGAAACTATAGGCAGGTGGGAAAGTGTTCGCCGTGGTGAGGATAAAAACATTTTCCCGTTCCAAGAAGAAGCCGACGAGATGTTTAACTCTGCCATGCTTTACGAGTTCTGCGCTCTCAAGCGATTTGCTGAACCTATCCTTCAAGAAGTTCCACCCAATGTGGCGGAATACGACGAAGCAAAACGTTTACTTAAATTCCTGAGTTACTTCACTCCAATTCAAATTGATGAGATTCCTCCAACATCAATTTTAAGAGAGTTTCTAGGCGGAAGCACCTTTTCTTATAAATAG
- a CDS encoding isoprenyl transferase, with amino-acid sequence MTLKEQIDKTRVPKHVAIIMDGNGRWAKKRGNQRIFGHRNGVNAVKAATEAAGEIGVKYLTLYAFSTENWNRPKSEVDALMSLLVETINSEMNTLLKNGIRVLTIGDITKLPKEVQKKLIDIKEKTAHCETITTVLALNYGARYEITEAVKKISNSVKNGDLNPEDISINTISENLDTANIPDPDLLIRTSGELRLSNFLLWQLAYAELYFTPVLWPDFTKDDFFKAIIDYQKRERRFGKTSEQL; translated from the coding sequence ATGACACTTAAAGAACAAATTGATAAGACTAGAGTTCCAAAACATGTAGCCATTATCATGGATGGTAATGGACGCTGGGCAAAAAAGAGAGGAAATCAAAGAATTTTTGGACACCGCAATGGTGTTAATGCCGTTAAAGCAGCAACAGAAGCAGCAGGTGAAATCGGGGTTAAATATCTAACTCTCTATGCCTTTTCAACAGAGAACTGGAATCGCCCAAAAAGCGAGGTGGATGCTTTAATGAGCCTTCTTGTAGAAACCATCAACTCCGAGATGAACACCCTCTTAAAGAATGGCATCAGGGTTCTTACCATTGGTGATATTACTAAACTTCCCAAAGAGGTACAAAAGAAATTAATCGATATAAAAGAGAAAACAGCACACTGCGAAACAATTACCACTGTGCTAGCTTTAAACTATGGAGCACGCTACGAAATAACCGAGGCTGTAAAAAAAATATCAAACAGCGTTAAAAATGGCGATCTTAATCCTGAAGATATCTCAATAAATACAATATCTGAGAATCTTGACACAGCAAACATACCCGACCCTGATTTATTAATTAGAACTAGCGGTGAGCTAAGGTTAAGCAACTTTTTACTTTGGCAGCTAGCCTATGCCGAACTCTATTTTACACCCGTTCTCTGGCCCGACTTTACTAAAGATGACTTTTTCAAAGCCATTATCGACTACCAAAAAAGGGAAAGACGCTTTGGTAAAACAAGTGAACAGCTTTAA
- a CDS encoding NAD kinase, with protein MTIAVYGKAIDAEFAEATKNLFAALEKYKVKVTIYLPLLDYISINLSFTPYYQDTFRNPSELKGTDVLISLGGDGTFLDSISLVQDMEIPIMGINFGRLGFLASTSIPEIDNSIDLLMASKYKIEQRSMLQLISPDNLFNPFPYALNDFVVRNSVSSLLHVNTFINNEYLTTYWSDGLIVSTPTGSTAYSLSVGGPILTPSLNAFLLSAIAPHHLTVRPLVIPDDNDIDIEVSGREGSVIVSLDSRNLELPIPVKLSLRKAPFKANVICLDGTSFYRTIRSKLLWGMDKRN; from the coding sequence ATGACCATAGCAGTATACGGAAAAGCTATTGATGCAGAATTTGCCGAAGCTACCAAAAATTTATTTGCAGCCCTGGAAAAATATAAGGTAAAAGTAACAATTTATCTACCCTTGCTCGATTACATCAGTATAAATCTATCGTTTACACCTTACTACCAGGACACCTTTCGCAATCCCTCGGAACTTAAAGGTACTGATGTTCTAATAAGTTTGGGAGGCGATGGTACATTCCTTGATTCCATATCATTGGTTCAGGATATGGAAATACCAATTATGGGCATAAACTTTGGCAGACTCGGGTTTCTGGCATCAACCTCTATTCCCGAAATCGACAATTCTATCGACTTGCTAATGGCGTCAAAATATAAAATTGAGCAACGAAGCATGCTACAGCTAATTTCACCAGATAACCTTTTCAACCCATTTCCTTACGCACTTAACGATTTTGTTGTTCGAAACTCGGTTAGCAGCCTATTGCATGTTAATACGTTCATTAACAACGAATACCTCACAACCTACTGGTCCGATGGATTAATAGTTTCAACTCCAACTGGTTCAACAGCATACTCACTTAGTGTTGGAGGTCCAATTCTAACGCCAAGCCTTAACGCCTTTTTGCTTTCTGCCATAGCCCCTCACCATCTTACAGTTAGACCACTTGTCATTCCCGACGACAACGATATTGATATAGAGGTATCGGGACGAGAGGGGAGTGTTATTGTTTCTTTAGACTCTCGAAACCTTGAATTGCCTATCCCCGTAAAACTAAGTTTAAGAAAAGCCCCTTTTAAAGCAAATGTGATATGCTTAGATGGCACAAGTTTTTACAGGACCATTCGTAGCAAACTACTTTGGGGAATGGATAAACGAAATTAA
- a CDS encoding DUF6089 family protein, whose amino-acid sequence MEILMKFSHSVILMFFLFFNAFSSFAQEKRDIGIQAGASYYYGEFNEVKPLYSPSFSLGVIFRYNITPNYSIRASGAYAVVNGSSSNANIIPDPNISFSKRIIGAEVMGEFNFFSIKPVSQREKKLSPYVNLGVGFAQIETAYILHIPFGGGIKYAPGNRHTFALEWRLHKTFYDMIDDYSSPDDGRKALLLNNDWFSFIGLVYTYRLPNNNYICPAYR is encoded by the coding sequence TTGGAGATTCTGATGAAATTTAGCCATTCTGTTATATTGATGTTCTTCTTGTTTTTCAATGCTTTCTCGTCATTCGCACAAGAGAAACGTGATATTGGTATTCAAGCAGGTGCATCCTACTACTATGGGGAGTTCAATGAAGTAAAGCCTCTTTACAGCCCATCGTTCTCTTTGGGCGTAATTTTTCGTTACAACATTACACCCAACTACTCTATACGTGCATCTGGGGCTTATGCTGTTGTTAATGGTAGCTCAAGTAACGCAAACATTATTCCAGACCCTAACATTTCGTTTTCTAAACGAATTATAGGTGCTGAAGTCATGGGTGAGTTTAACTTTTTCTCTATAAAACCTGTTAGCCAAAGAGAGAAGAAACTTTCGCCTTATGTGAATTTAGGGGTAGGATTTGCACAAATAGAAACTGCTTACATTCTACACATTCCATTTGGAGGTGGTATTAAATACGCACCTGGAAACAGACACACTTTTGCCCTTGAATGGCGGCTCCATAAAACTTTTTATGACATGATTGACGACTATAGTTCACCTGACGACGGACGTAAAGCTTTACTTCTCAACAACGATTGGTTTTCATTTATTGGATTGGTTTATACCTATCGTCTCCCAAATAACAATTATATTTGCCCCGCATATCGATAA
- a CDS encoding OmpH family outer membrane protein, translated as MKKTILLTLVTLIGMNAWAQKFAYVDTEYILNKIPSYKAAQEQLDKLSAQYQKEIEEKYAEVDKMYKDYQTEKVLLTEEMKQKREDDIIAAERKVKELQMKYFGREGMLFKKREELVKPIQDQVFNAIKEIAVEGGYAVIFDAAASPNMIYTNPRYDKSDEVLQRLGFK; from the coding sequence ATGAAAAAAACTATTTTGCTTACACTGGTTACTTTAATTGGGATGAATGCATGGGCCCAAAAGTTTGCCTATGTGGATACCGAATACATCCTTAACAAAATTCCATCGTATAAAGCTGCGCAAGAACAATTGGATAAGTTATCGGCACAGTACCAAAAAGAAATTGAAGAAAAGTATGCCGAAGTAGATAAAATGTACAAGGACTACCAAACTGAAAAAGTACTTCTAACCGAAGAAATGAAACAAAAAAGAGAAGATGATATTATTGCTGCTGAAAGAAAAGTAAAGGAACTTCAAATGAAGTATTTTGGAAGGGAAGGAATGCTTTTCAAGAAAAGAGAAGAACTTGTTAAGCCAATTCAAGATCAAGTTTTTAATGCAATTAAAGAAATTGCTGTAGAGGGTGGATATGCGGTAATATTCGACGCTGCTGCTTCACCAAACATGATTTATACCAACCCTCGATACGATAAAAGCGATGAAGTACTCCAACGATTGGGATTCAAATAA